The Coffea arabica cultivar ET-39 chromosome 4e, Coffea Arabica ET-39 HiFi, whole genome shotgun sequence genome includes a window with the following:
- the LOC113741431 gene encoding putative late blight resistance protein homolog R1A-3: MVNSSFLAVLVSTTEQLARLGDEPSLTDPMKDQNQKLQMELNFLKMFSWCWLKFEEAGKNVELNFAINTISSAVEVANKRLYSAGLWAIRTRRDRNWRLLTSNLLKNVEQFKSEIRKNCNFLLNFLLNSIKSSTTVEIYDFMDFIIMNLKDLSDTEDEQIASVYKQTRALEEKLRLIRKFIDFTVKRCYEHQKFEDSLVHLHSCANKVAWLSFLCWVNKNDENMQCRINIMLSDLHKEIWPCAPGITGMYLEVLKALKVSACDTLLVAEIVADFVNFLLENLPAVFIDRIEIIREGLIIIIAFLVDSPEDCEDDGDKLLTQADAIVTEAASLFYSIFLEEMNENVVEEKKFLLFEVIGKIERFLEVVKKFYVYIPGASEFYSLRTHGIGYIDFILENLKKMLKQNCKFVPFVKHKVVMVQEELQSLRTFLTDKMDGQNEHEELKDLWRRTINVAYHAEHVTDLSLISCSCFWYSIICLSTVIQEIKITKTEIENIGNKHMKKPGILIANMNSMHPFAAQASNSRIDEAVIGFDDEAETIINRLTRGSEQLEIVSIIGMPGQGKTTLAKKVYNHPSICYHFIQCVWCCVSQEYEYRSALLEMLCNVTELSRHDSSEMSNDELANRLRKCLIGRSYLIVMDDIWDIRPWSELKGSFPDNNNGSRILFTSRIQKLSWQDECKCYFHTLRPFHEEECWQLLKQKTFHKDECPQDLVEVGMEIARKCKGLPLSIVLVAGILARSKNSLYWWKQIAFSLSSSHPTEGSMDILELSYKHLPDHLKPCFLYLGAFSGGQKIRARKMTLLWISEGFIGRTDQRRLEDVAMECLMDLINHSLVIVSERSSDGGIKGCQVHNLLHEFCVTKAKEEKFLQLIYQYDFDKDPSDGRDIDMHRLCFHGSLFYFADSHRIFSPVHSIIFAYVMEFVDYCFFRTFRLLKVLDMERLYLKGSDLDALMLLVHLRYLAISGSIRRLPSSIANLWNLETLIVIRRLPWSIDLPDTIWQMKSLRHVNARAFANVSLGDYEFEELFQLENVHTFSTVLCHGRDTEILLRRLPRLRKLSCIIPESGKHQVGSCKVLDFSILSELEALDLSCMVGTEFSTPKIPAFEFPKVLKKLTLFKCFLPTAAISAIGQLPNLVVLKLRNIDFAKHILYVKDGEFLNLKFLAMHHSEFESWAVPDEPFPSLENLVLTDCTKLKEIPSSFADISTLKMIKIRGCCPSVEKSAQTIYEEQKDMGNGDLRLICS, translated from the coding sequence ATGGTAAATAGTAGTTTTCTTGCTGTTCTTGTTTCCACCACAGAACAGTTGGCACGCCTGGGAGACGAACCAAGCTTGACTGATCCAATGAAGGATCAAAACCAAAAGCTTCAAATGGAGTTAAATTTCCTCAAGATGTTTTCCTGGTGCTGGCTCAAGTTTGAAGAAGCTGGTAAGAATGTTGAGTTGAATTTTGCTATTAATACCATTAGTTCTGCAGTAGAAGTAGCAAATAAGCGCCTTTACTCAGCCGGTCTATGGGCAATTCGGACAAGAAGGGATAGAAATTGGCGTCTCCTAACTTCTAATTTGCTGAAAAATGTTGAGCAGTTTAAGTCAGAAATTAGAAAGAATTGCAATTTTTTGcttaattttttgttaaattccATCAAATCTTCCACGACGGTGGAGATCTATGATTTCATGGACTTTATCATCATGAATCTTAAGGACCTTAGTGACACAGAAGATGAACAGATCGCTTCAGTGTATAAGCAAACTAGAGCGCTTGAAGAGAAACTAAGGCTCATTAGAAAGTTCATTGATTTCACCGTGAAACGTTGCTATGAGCATCAGAAATTCGAAGATTCATTGGTTCATCTTCATTCTTGCGCTAATAAAGTAGCATGGCTATCATTTTTGTGCTGGGtaaataaaaatgatgaaaacatGCAGTGCAGAATAAATATCATGCTTTCTGATCTACACAAGGAGATTTGGCCTTGTGCTCCAGGAATTACAGGGATGTATCTTGAAGTCCTCAAAGCTTTAAAGGTGTCAGCATGTGACACTTTATTGGTGGCTGAAATTGTTGCAGACTTTGTCAACTTTCTGCTAGAAAATCTTCCTGCCGTTTTCATAGACCGCATTGAGATCATTCGAGAAGGGCTCATAATCATCATTGCATTTCTCGTGGATTCACCAGAGGACTGTGAAGATGATGGGGATAAACTTTTGACGCAAGCTGACGCCATTGTAACTGAGGCTGCATCTCTCTTTTACTCAATCTTTTTGGaggaaatgaatgaaaatgtcgtcgaagaaaaaaaatttcttttgtttgaagTCATAGGAAAGATTGAGAGATTCCTGGAAGTGGTCAAAAAGTTCTATGTCTACATTCCAGGGGCGTCAGAGTTTTATTCTCTCAGGACTCATGGCATAGGATATATTGATTTCATCTTGGAAAATCTGAAGAAAATGCTGAAACAAAATTGCAAATTTGTACCTTTTGTGAAGCATAAAGTTGTGATGGTTCAGGAGGAGCTGCAGTCATTGAGGACATTCCTCACGGATAAAATGGATGGTCAAAATGAGCACGAGGAGCTGAAAGATCTTTGGAGAAGAACCATCAATGTGGCATACCATGCAGAGCATGTCACTGACTTGTCTTTAATCagttgtagttgtttctggtATTCCATAATATGTCTTTCaacagtcattcaagaaattaagaTCACCAAGACTGAGATTGAGAATATTGGAAATAAGCATATGAAAAAACCTGGGATCCTCATTGCAAATATGAACTCCATGCATCCCTTTGCGGCACAAGCTAGTAACTCAAGAATTGATGAAGCTGTTATAGGATTTGATGATGAGGCAGAAACCATAATCAATCGACTTACAAGAGGATCAGAACAACTTGAAATAGTTTCGATTATTGGAATGCCTGGCCAAGGTAAGACAACTTTAGCCAAGAAAGTTTACAACCATCCATCAATCTGTTATCACTTTATTCAATGTGTCTGGTGCTGTGTGTCTCAAGAGTATGAGTATAGAAGTGCATTGCttgaaatgttatgtaatgtcACTGAGCTTTCTAGACATGATTCTTCTGAAATGAGTAATGACGAACTTGCAAATCGGCTTAGAAAATGTTTAATTGGACGAAGTTATCTTATAGTTATGGATGATATCTGGGATATTCGACCTTGGAGTGAATTAAAGGGATCATTTCCTGATAACAACAACGGAAGCAGAATTCTGTTCACTAGCCGAATTCAGAAGTTATCTTGGCAAGATGAATGCAAGTGCTACTTTCATACTCTCCGGCCATTTCATGAGGAGGAATGCTGGCAGTTATTGAAACAGAAAACATTCCATAAAGATGAATGTCCACAAGATTTAGTTGAAGTTGGCATGGAAATTGCAAGAAAGTGCAAGGGACTACCTTTGTCAATTGTTTTGGTTGCTGGAATCCTTGCAAGGTCAAAGAAtagtctatattggtggaaacAAATTGCTTTTAGTCTGAGTTCAAGCCATCCAACTGAAGGATCCATGGACATACTGGAGTTAAGCTACAAACATCTACCAGATCATCTAAAACCATGCTTTCTTTATTTGGGAGCATTTTCAGGCGGTCAAAAGATCAGAGCCCGAAAGATGACCCTATTGTGGATTTCAGAAGGATTTATAGGAAGAACAGATCAAAGGAGGTTGGAAGATGTGGCTATGGAGTGCTTGATGGATCTGATTAATCATAGCCTTGTAATTGTCAGTGAAAGAAGTTCTGATGGTGGGATCAAAGGCTGTCAGGTTCACAATCTCTTGCATGAATTTTGCGTCACGAAAGCTAAAGAAGAGAAATTTTTACAGTTAATTTATCAGTATGATTTTGATAAAGATCCCTCCGATGGCCGTGATATTGACATGCATCGGCTATGCTTTCACGGTTCATTGTTTTATTTTGCTGATTCACATCGTATTTTCTCACCTGTCCATTCTATAATTTTTGCTTATGTGATGGAGTTTGTTGACTATTGCTTTTTCAGAACCTTTAGGCTTCTTAAAGTGTTGGATATGGAGAGGTTATACTTGAAAGGTTCTGATCTTGACGCCCTGATGTTACTAGTACATTTAAGGTACTTAGCAATTTCTGGTTCAATTAGAAGGCTTCCATCATCAATAGCCAACCTCTGGAACTTGGAAACTCTAATTGTGATACGGCGACTTCCTTGGAGTATTGATCTACCAGACACCATTTGGCAGATGAAAAGTTTAAGGCATGTAAATGCTCGTGCTTTTGCTAATGTCTCTTTGGGTGATTACGAGTTTGAGGAGCTTTTTCAATTAGAGAATGTGCATACTTTTTCAACAGTACTTTGTCATGGAAGAGATACAGAGATACTGCTGAGACGGTTACCAAGACTTCGCAAGCTTAGTTGTATAATTCCAGAGTCCGGTAAGCATCAAGTTGGAAGCTGCAAAGTTCTAGATTTCAGCATCCTAAGTGAATTGGAGGCACTGGATTTAAGCTGTATGGTGGGTACTGAATTTTCTACTCCTAAAATACCGGCATTTGAGTTTccaaaagttcttaaaaagttGACTTTGTTCAAATGTTTCCTACCAACGGCTGCAATATCAGCAATTGGGCAGCTGCCTAATCTAGTGGTTCTCAAACTACGGAATATAGACTTTGCAAAGCACATATTGTATGTGAAAGATGGGGAATTCTTAAATCTCAAATTCCTTGCTATGCATCATTCAGAATTTGAAAGCTGGGCTGTGCCTGACGAGCCTTTCCCTAGTCTTGAGAATCTTGTCTTGACAGACTGTACCAAGCTTAAGGAGATCCCCTCTTCTTTTGCTGACATCTCCACCTTGAAAATGATCAAGATACGAGGCTGCTGTCCCAGTGTTGAGAAGTCAGCCCAGACAATTTATGAAGAGCAAAAAGATATGGGAAATGGCGATCTTCGACTCATCTGTTCTTAA